From the Roseofilum reptotaenium CS-1145 genome, the window GTTCAGGCCGCTCAGATATCTCAGGTGTCGGCACATTCAACGTAGCCACTGGAGTCGGACTTGCTATTTCTGAAGGTAAAGGTTCAATCCCATCACAAATTGTTCTATCCTCATCAGACACGGTCAAATAATCCCGTATCCAATCACATCCTTGACGCAGAAGCAGATCGGTATTGTTGATCGGTTCTAAATTCCAGCGCACCACCGTTTGATCCGCACTTGCCGAAACCAAATATTGACCGTCTCGACTAAAATCAATATCCCTTACCCAGTTAGTATGTAGAGATAAAGTAGTAACCAAATAAGTCTTCTCTGGATCTTTTACATTCCAAAGTTTAATCGTACTGTCATCACTAGCTGAAGCTAACAGTGTTCCATCCGGAGAAAACTTAACTCTGTTTACCCAGTTAGTATGACCTTGCTTTGTCTTATCTAACGTAGCGATCAACGTTCCATCAGATTTCCAGAGTTTAACTGTATGATCTGTACTGCTCGTAGCAATCAAGTCTTGATTCAGATGAAAATCCATACCGATAACCGAACTTCTATGATCTTCTAATGTTATCAGAAGGTTGCCATTCAAATCCCATAACTTAGCTTGATTATCTTCTCCTCCTGAACCGATGATTTGACCATTAGGATGAAACGAAATTATATTGATTTCAGCTTTATGGGCATTGGGAATATCTTGAATTAAATCTCCATTGATACTCCAGATTTTTATACTCTGATCGTCACTACCTGTCACTACAATTTCTTCCTTGGGACTAAATTCGACAGTAGGGATAGGCTTTGTATGCCCGTCGAGGGTACTCAATACATTTCCTAAATTATCCACAATATCAACTGTCTTTTTGTATGTAGCAGCAGCAATATTTAGTCCATCATAACTTACTGATATCTGATAAAATGCAGTGTTTTCATTGTTGACAATTTCCTGGATGAAATCACCCTCAAAAGTAAAGCGTTTCATTATACCATTTCTACTTCCAGTTATAATAGATTTTTGGTCATTACTAAAGTTTACAGTTTCAACTATACCCTTATGTTCTAATAAAAACATTTCTCGCCAGAGTGTATTTAGTTGCCAGAATTTAACCTGATTATTGCCACTACCAATTGCAAGAGTTAGAGTATTAGTAGGTTTATCCTCTAGTTTAGGTCTAAATTGTAAACCATAAATAACTGTATTTTCTACAGGGACTGTTCTCAGTATACTTCCATCAGCAACTTGCCATAGCTTTACAGTTGAATCAGAACTACCACTCGCTAATATTTTTCCATCTGGACTAAAAGATAAACACCAAATACTTGAGTCATGACCTCTCATTTCTCGTTCCATTGTCCCATCTATCGTCCAAATTTTTATTAATCGATCTCTGCTCCCACTAGCTATTTTTTTTCCATCTGGACTAAAAGCCAGTGATAAAACCTCTTTTTTATGTGTATTTTTTTTATTTAATTTCCTGACAAAAGTTCCGTCTTTTTTCCAGATTTTAATCTCTCCAAAATCCCCATCTCTAGAAGCAGAAGCGATTAAGTTACCATTCGGACTAAAGGTAATATCTCTAATTGTTTCTTCTGAAGCTCTAAAAGATTTTAACAATGTTCCATCAGTATTCCATAATTGAATCATGCCCTTATTGTTTCCTGAAGCAAAAGTATTTCCTTGAGGATGAAATGCCAAAGCTCTAATGGTTGCGTCTTCATAATCTGGTGAAGATGATGAAATTGATTGGATAAACTCACCTGTTGATGACCAAGTTTTAATAACTCCATTACTACCACCCGTCACAATCCTATCTTTACTGAACGCAACTGCATAAATGTCTTCTTCATGAGATAAGTTTGAATTATACTCCTTAATCGTTGAATTATCTACAGTCGATAGTTGTACTACTCCATCTTGGCTTGCTGTTACTAGCATTTGACCATCGGGACTAAAGGACAAATCTGAAATCCAAGATTCATGCCCTGCAATCCGATTTGTTTCTTTGATTCCATAATTAACTTTCAAAAAAGCTGATTCCATTTTTCGCTTTATCCCTGGAGATATAAAAAACTTGTAAAATAAATTAGATTGGATTTTTTTCCACCCTTTAATTCCCTGAATCATAGCTTCTAGATCTTCATTGGAGTTTAACAGAGAGATAGAAGCAACACTAATACCTTCAATTTCACGATTCAAGGCTTGGCGAAGAGAAAATAATGAACCTACTGTTGTTACCATTAACACAATGATGGCAGCAATAGAAATAGGAAATGCTCGGCGAATAAATCGATTTAATCTTGCTTTTACTAACTCTCTCTCTTCTTCGATTTTCTTGATTTTATTTCGTGTACGAAGGGTTTCTCGTTTGCGAATGTAGGGAACTAAGTAGTCATGAACGAGCTGATAGCGTTGTGGATCGGCAGGAACTAATAGAACCAAGCCGGATAAGGATAAAATTTCCAGAACGAGGGTAAGTTGCCGATCGTCTTTTTCTGTCCAGTTGGGTTGAGTTTCTTTGAGGGAAGCTTCTAGCTCTGTTCTCAGTTTTAGGGGGCGAGTATTTTTATCATCTGTGAGCAAGTATAAAACAAATTCTGCCATTTGTTGATTGCCTTGTCCGCAATCTTCAATCACATCTTGGAGATGTTTTTGTACCAGATGATCTTTACTGACTTGTTGATATTGAGCTAACGTCGTGATCTGATCGTTTTGCAGTTGTGCCCCAACAATTTGTAGCTCAATGGGGCGCACTTGTCCAATGTCATTGGTTAATTCATTAACAATTTCTGTAATTAAGGGTTCGGGGAGCTTAAATTGGGAATATTCGGTTAAATTTTCGATGACTTGCTGGGCAGTTTCTTGGGAAAAGTTGCCTAAACC encodes:
- a CDS encoding WD40 domain-containing protein — encoded protein: MTISQGTPEAFKNNQKSIEELAWEIEASQGKFTLILAHCNYQSLQEVVVQQLHQRSSVPIRDLKIEPETTQLFAVLKEKVLADPPLAVMVFGLELTENPEKLLAGMNQIREEFQKNCLFPMIVWVNDSLVKQFIRLAPDFESWATYTVFTIADSSELLDQLNLRIERLFNQVVEAGGDVFLSNEEIFGPYYRGELKSALNYVRHHQLNLPEEIEAGLNFAQGRDAYVKSQIDEAIALHQKSLQFWQHHDRPICAGAVLFHLGLCHGRQADLHRVQRQHYWQEARLSFQHCIKKFEEGQRLDLIAKFIGQLGEILWRLGEWEDLRQVVDRSLKLHQRKQTPIQEARDRSLLAALKLQEGLASEAQSLAQNALEILDRAPEDKPFYEGLPLLLLGRSFRALGEMQPAIATLERMKASNPEPDPQLYLEGLEELRSIYWQEQQYLEAFNTKQFQRSVEQQFRFIAFVGPGRVQPQRHIRPLLRPRGHDQPMAQEITASGREPDIKALLKRVRDTQHKLIVIHGESGVGKSSLIQAGLLPALEGRISGYRDILTVYLDKYNNCNQAFAQVFTGFAQALSKHAIQLPHVPNSAEELIAQLAANDRRNLLTILIFDQFEEFFFGCPEIGQQAEFLQFLGHALNVPYVKVILSLRADYIHKLLICNDIEDFAAIGNDTLSKHSLYGLGNFSQETAQQVIENLTEYSQFKLPEPLITEIVNELTNDIGQVRPIELQIVGAQLQNDQITTLAQYQQVSKDHLVQKHLQDVIEDCGQGNQQMAEFVLYLLTDDKNTRPLKLRTELEASLKETQPNWTEKDDRQLTLVLEILSLSGLVLLVPADPQRYQLVHDYLVPYIRKRETLRTRNKIKKIEEERELVKARLNRFIRRAFPISIAAIIVLMVTTVGSLFSLRQALNREIEGISVASISLLNSNEDLEAMIQGIKGWKKIQSNLFYKFFISPGIKRKMESAFLKVNYGIKETNRIAGHESWISDLSFSPDGQMLVTASQDGVVQLSTVDNSTIKEYNSNLSHEEDIYAVAFSKDRIVTGGSNGVIKTWSSTGEFIQSISSSSPDYEDATIRALAFHPQGNTFASGNNKGMIQLWNTDGTLLKSFRASEETIRDITFSPNGNLIASASRDGDFGEIKIWKKDGTFVRKLNKKNTHKKEVLSLAFSPDGKKIASGSRDRLIKIWTIDGTMEREMRGHDSSIWCLSFSPDGKILASGSSDSTVKLWQVADGSILRTVPVENTVIYGLQFRPKLEDKPTNTLTLAIGSGNNQVKFWQLNTLWREMFLLEHKGIVETVNFSNDQKSIITGSRNGIMKRFTFEGDFIQEIVNNENTAFYQISVSYDGLNIAAATYKKTVDIVDNLGNVLSTLDGHTKPIPTVEFSPKEEIVVTGSDDQSIKIWSINGDLIQDIPNAHKAEINIISFHPNGQIIGSGGEDNQAKLWDLNGNLLITLEDHRSSVIGMDFHLNQDLIATSSTDHTVKLWKSDGTLIATLDKTKQGHTNWVNRVKFSPDGTLLASASDDSTIKLWNVKDPEKTYLVTTLSLHTNWVRDIDFSRDGQYLVSASADQTVVRWNLEPINNTDLLLRQGCDWIRDYLTVSDEDRTICDGIEPLPSEIASPTPVATLNVPTPEISERPEPTPPSFVSQSTPSPVVSPSPEPDRWYLAVQQAEKAAQLAQVKSDPSQVVQAWQEAIALMQAVPEEHPAYTTAQQKIQEYQQNLSYWQAQE